From the Desulfosoma sp. genome, one window contains:
- a CDS encoding PAS domain S-box protein yields MKLKLQSKNPLFREFYTRLWMTLGIAFLLSFIVLVMPLTIHFQKDKEKCFLNELKLQAVFIEHILSTYVSMAESLGSRTVIRQKLFDYHQGKTSLEELSVFTAPKFADGASALKGLMGAARYLPDGTPVATWGDPSAQARLEETHPGLFLIKDNETLLAIVVAPITEKNIPIGYDVCVFNANILLESRSDYVKSLDIVNKDDTLGLQDSYYVPVFSNMYFLAGKPAKNIATESAIKGFLYAFIYTVIYSCMICGVSYFIVFKLVKSEKFWKDVLESLQDPLIVLDRDRRVQLLNPAAALLANVKPEEAQGRFCRDVFSPWHERSGACEQCAAQEVLETEAPCSRQLEIQLRDGSSRVFHVQVSPLKENGAGVRGVIESFRDITQEVQVRRELTEHHRELSLLFDHMQGGFALHEILTDDQGLPVDYRFLKVNRAFEELTGLKAEHIVGKTLREVLPAASSGCVERYGRTVLGGEPQEFEDFEPSFGRYFSVRTYQPEPKKLAVLFFDVSHRKQAEEALRQSEMFFRELFEKSAEPQLLINPTDGIILDVNEAAVRFYGWSREEIIGRLYQDLSTNSPDLIRERMTEALEKGGKIFLAKHRTASDDIKTVEVAFGPVTLNGDTRLLLFIHDVTEREKLQEQLRHAQKMQTVGQLAGGVAHEFNNLLQVINGFVEMMLSETPEDSPNHERLQKVMDSGLKGARLVQQLLAFSRKQVLRLEPVNLDDLLGEFRKLAQKLVGENIQVHHVPSQKAAWVLIDRQLMEQVFWNLVVNARDAMPDGGEILIETSRVELGEDYVKKHPLAGPGPYVMVTVTDTGCGMTEEVRQRVFEPFFTTKEVGKGTGLGLSVAFGIVQQHGGMINVYSEPGKGTTFRIYLKPYGEPQETSTKLKEVQEEAPFGTETILLAEDDSAVREYLANALREAGYKVLEAANGLDAVELFATTWESVDLLIFDMVMPGMGGEEAVHLIRKGGWNIPALLLSGYPGRANGLSTPFVSQVLFLEKPVSRVTLLQTVRKLLDGYTEGRQDSPAA; encoded by the coding sequence ATGAAGCTGAAGCTTCAATCCAAAAACCCGTTATTTCGAGAATTCTACACACGTCTTTGGATGACTTTAGGCATAGCTTTTCTCCTTTCTTTCATTGTTTTAGTGATGCCACTCACCATACATTTCCAAAAGGATAAGGAAAAGTGCTTTTTGAATGAGCTCAAGCTTCAGGCTGTTTTTATTGAACATATTCTGTCCACTTACGTTTCTATGGCGGAATCTCTCGGAAGCCGAACAGTCATTCGGCAAAAGCTTTTCGACTATCATCAAGGAAAAACAAGTCTCGAAGAACTGTCGGTTTTCACGGCACCCAAATTTGCCGACGGCGCTTCTGCTCTGAAAGGCCTGATGGGCGCAGCCCGGTACTTACCTGACGGAACGCCCGTTGCCACCTGGGGTGACCCAAGTGCCCAAGCGCGACTTGAAGAAACACATCCGGGCTTGTTCTTGATCAAGGACAATGAAACCCTTTTGGCCATTGTTGTGGCGCCGATCACAGAGAAAAATATTCCCATCGGTTATGATGTTTGTGTATTCAATGCAAACATTTTGTTGGAAAGCCGATCTGATTATGTCAAGTCTTTAGATATAGTAAATAAAGACGATACGCTCGGTCTGCAAGACAGTTATTATGTCCCCGTATTTTCGAACATGTATTTCCTTGCCGGAAAGCCGGCAAAGAATATAGCGACTGAATCTGCTATCAAAGGTTTTCTTTATGCCTTTATATATACTGTTATATACAGTTGTATGATCTGCGGCGTTTCCTATTTCATCGTGTTCAAACTTGTGAAGTCGGAAAAGTTCTGGAAAGACGTTTTGGAAAGCCTTCAGGATCCCCTGATTGTTCTGGACCGGGATAGGCGGGTGCAGCTCTTGAACCCGGCAGCCGCTTTGCTGGCGAATGTAAAACCGGAAGAGGCGCAGGGACGCTTCTGTAGGGATGTTTTTTCGCCTTGGCATGAGCGTTCAGGCGCGTGCGAACAGTGTGCAGCTCAGGAAGTTCTCGAAACAGAGGCACCTTGTTCCAGGCAGTTGGAAATTCAGCTCAGAGATGGATCCAGCCGTGTTTTTCACGTTCAGGTGAGCCCCCTGAAAGAAAACGGTGCCGGTGTTAGGGGTGTGATTGAATCCTTTCGAGACATCACCCAAGAAGTCCAAGTCCGTCGAGAACTGACCGAACATCACCGGGAACTTTCCCTTCTTTTTGATCACATGCAGGGAGGGTTCGCCCTGCACGAAATCCTGACCGACGATCAAGGGCTTCCGGTGGATTATCGTTTCCTCAAAGTCAATCGCGCCTTTGAGGAACTGACTGGACTCAAAGCGGAACACATTGTTGGTAAAACCCTTCGAGAGGTGCTTCCCGCGGCGTCTTCAGGGTGTGTGGAACGTTATGGACGTACTGTCCTTGGAGGAGAACCTCAAGAGTTTGAGGACTTTGAGCCCTCGTTTGGGCGGTATTTCTCTGTACGAACCTATCAGCCCGAGCCGAAAAAATTGGCCGTTCTCTTTTTTGACGTCTCGCACCGAAAGCAGGCGGAAGAGGCCCTACGGCAAAGTGAAATGTTCTTTCGCGAACTTTTCGAAAAATCCGCCGAACCCCAACTCCTTATTAATCCTACAGACGGCATCATTCTGGATGTCAACGAAGCGGCCGTGCGTTTCTACGGGTGGAGCCGCGAAGAGATAATAGGAAGGCTCTACCAAGATCTTTCCACGAACTCACCGGATCTTATTAGGGAAAGAATGACGGAGGCCCTCGAGAAAGGGGGAAAGATTTTTTTGGCAAAGCACCGAACGGCTTCCGACGACATCAAGACCGTGGAAGTCGCGTTCGGTCCGGTCACTCTAAACGGGGATACACGTCTTTTATTGTTCATCCATGATGTCACGGAACGAGAAAAGCTTCAGGAACAACTCCGTCACGCCCAGAAAATGCAAACCGTGGGGCAACTTGCCGGTGGAGTGGCCCATGAGTTCAACAACCTTCTTCAGGTCATCAACGGCTTTGTGGAGATGATGCTTTCGGAAACGCCTGAGGACAGCCCCAACCATGAGCGCCTTCAAAAGGTCATGGATAGCGGGCTCAAAGGGGCCAGGCTTGTGCAGCAGCTTTTGGCTTTCAGCCGAAAGCAGGTCCTTCGTCTGGAACCCGTAAATCTCGACGATCTTCTTGGGGAGTTCAGGAAACTTGCCCAAAAGCTTGTGGGAGAAAACATTCAAGTGCATCACGTTCCGTCCCAAAAGGCAGCTTGGGTGCTTATCGACCGGCAGCTCATGGAGCAAGTCTTTTGGAATCTGGTTGTCAACGCACGAGACGCCATGCCCGATGGGGGTGAGATCCTTATCGAGACATCCCGTGTGGAATTGGGTGAGGATTATGTCAAAAAGCATCCCTTGGCCGGCCCCGGTCCCTATGTCATGGTGACCGTTACGGATACGGGTTGCGGCATGACGGAGGAGGTACGCCAACGGGTGTTCGAGCCTTTCTTCACCACTAAAGAAGTGGGGAAAGGCACGGGGCTTGGTTTATCCGTGGCCTTTGGCATTGTCCAGCAACACGGTGGAATGATCAACGTCTACAGTGAACCTGGAAAGGGAACCACCTTTCGAATCTATCTCAAACCTTACGGTGAACCGCAGGAAACATCGACGAAGCTCAAAGAGGTTCAAGAAGAAGCACCTTTCGGAACGGAAACCATCCTTTTGGCGGAAGACGATTCGGCGGTTCGAGAATACTTGGCCAACGCTCTTCGAGAAGCGGGCTACAAAGTGTTGGAAGCCGCAAACGGACTGGACGCCGTGGAGCTCTTTGCCACCACTTGGGAATCTGTGGATCTGCTCATTTTTGACATGGTCATGCCGGGTATGGGAGGCGAAGAGGCGGTTCACCTGATTCGAAAAGGGGGCTGGAACATTCCCGCCTTGTTGCTGAGCGGCTACCCCGGTCGGGCCAACGGTCTTTCCACTCCTTTCGTATCCCAGGTCCTTTTTTTGGAAAAACCCGTATCCCGTGTGACCTTGCTTCAAACGGTGCGAAAGCTTCTGGACGGGTACACGGAAGGCCGGCAAGATTCCCCCGCGGCCTAG
- a CDS encoding chemotaxis protein CheW has translation MSAISPHNEDQSKSREGKYLTFSLCGEDYGLGILKVREIIGMMPITPVPQTPGFVKGVINLRGKVIPVIDLRLKFDMESTEYNDRTCIIVVETAGLSAGRLLVGLVVDTVSEVVNIKESEIEDSPSFGVNISTHYILGMAKSGNSVKILLDIDRVLTSQEMGLLEKAA, from the coding sequence ATGAGTGCCATATCACCACACAATGAAGACCAAAGCAAAAGTCGTGAGGGCAAGTACCTCACTTTTTCTCTCTGTGGTGAAGACTACGGCCTGGGGATTCTCAAGGTTCGAGAGATCATCGGCATGATGCCGATCACCCCGGTGCCGCAGACACCCGGGTTTGTCAAAGGAGTAATCAATCTTCGCGGCAAGGTGATTCCGGTGATTGACTTGAGGCTGAAGTTCGACATGGAATCGACGGAATACAACGATCGAACGTGCATCATTGTTGTGGAAACAGCGGGCTTGTCCGCCGGGCGGCTTCTGGTAGGGCTTGTGGTGGATACGGTCTCGGAAGTGGTGAACATCAAGGAAAGCGAGATCGAAGACAGTCCGAGTTTTGGAGTGAATATATCGACACACTACATTCTTGGGATGGCCAAGTCCGGCAATTCGGTCAAGATCCTTTTAGACATCGATCGCGTGCTGACGAGTCAGGAAATGGGGCTTCTTGAAAAAGCAGCGTGA
- a CDS encoding methyl-accepting chemotaxis protein, translated as MIKKWTVGKRLGLSFAVLCVVLAALGGVGYFTAIRAVSALNEVGQVRLPSVEATLHMAEKLQDIRGSLRTLAIPGLDPAVRQRQYENITKARESYQGAVKIYEPLPQTPEEAEVWKQFTVALEAWRAENNKALEMSKRFDALGIKDPDELKSKISMFTADHLNLEARVLDMILTGKSFEGGEDHTTCRFGKWLTQFSTQNPELKNLMASVAEPHRRFHETLDEIKELVRSGRNEEARVLAENRFRLAREEVFKHFEEINKIADDAHATMAALEEQLLGPVLEKQRIALPLLEKVVAINRDVGKSVSEHSITFAERMKVFMTSAALIGLGFAILLGAVITRGINAVLRKTSEELGESAEQVVSAAGQVASASQQLAEGASQQAAGIEETSSAVEEMASMTRQNADNAAQADGLMKQAAKAAEKAKVSMVELLESMEEITRSSEQTQKIIKTIDEIAFQTNLLALNAAVEAARAGEAGAGFAVVADEVRNLAMRAAEAAKNTAQLIEGTVVRVKQGADLTEATNQAFSQVHESVIKVAELVNEIAAASHEQSEGITQVNTAISEMDKVVQQTAANAEESASAAEELNAQAAQLQSLVEELQALVGRRSDGVSLKGIIKKKEKRASSKEAIRHLPQPREAAARSGNGKARSSVTGPKRPGSVKPEEIIPFDEDIKDF; from the coding sequence ATGATTAAGAAATGGACGGTTGGGAAAAGGCTGGGGTTGAGCTTCGCTGTGCTTTGTGTTGTTCTGGCGGCTCTTGGAGGCGTAGGGTACTTTACGGCTATTCGGGCTGTCAGCGCTTTAAATGAGGTGGGCCAGGTGAGACTGCCCAGTGTGGAAGCGACCTTGCATATGGCCGAAAAGCTGCAAGATATTCGCGGAAGTCTTCGAACCTTGGCGATTCCGGGACTGGATCCTGCGGTTCGGCAGCGCCAGTATGAAAACATCACCAAAGCTCGAGAGAGCTATCAAGGCGCCGTGAAAATCTATGAGCCGTTACCGCAGACTCCGGAAGAAGCTGAAGTGTGGAAACAGTTCACGGTGGCCCTTGAAGCTTGGAGGGCGGAAAACAACAAGGCGCTGGAAATGTCCAAGCGCTTTGACGCCTTGGGAATCAAGGATCCTGACGAGCTCAAATCAAAAATTTCGATGTTCACCGCAGATCACCTGAATCTGGAAGCCCGAGTTTTGGACATGATCCTTACGGGCAAATCCTTCGAAGGCGGTGAAGACCATACAACCTGTCGTTTCGGCAAATGGCTTACCCAGTTTTCCACGCAAAATCCTGAACTCAAAAACCTGATGGCTTCCGTTGCGGAACCTCATCGTCGGTTCCACGAAACCCTTGATGAAATTAAGGAATTGGTTCGTTCAGGAAGGAACGAAGAAGCGCGCGTGCTTGCCGAAAACCGTTTTCGACTGGCTCGTGAAGAGGTCTTCAAACACTTTGAAGAGATTAACAAGATAGCCGATGACGCGCATGCAACCATGGCAGCCCTTGAAGAACAATTGCTTGGGCCTGTGCTCGAGAAACAACGCATCGCCTTGCCTCTCTTGGAAAAAGTGGTGGCCATCAACCGAGACGTGGGGAAAAGCGTCTCCGAGCACTCCATCACCTTTGCCGAACGCATGAAAGTCTTCATGACTTCTGCGGCGCTGATCGGCCTTGGGTTCGCCATTCTCCTCGGGGCCGTCATCACTCGCGGCATCAACGCGGTGCTGAGAAAGACTTCGGAGGAACTGGGGGAAAGCGCCGAACAGGTGGTTTCGGCGGCCGGTCAGGTGGCTTCGGCAAGCCAGCAGTTGGCTGAAGGGGCTTCTCAGCAGGCCGCAGGTATTGAAGAAACCTCTTCCGCCGTGGAAGAGATGGCTTCCATGACCCGGCAAAACGCAGACAATGCGGCTCAGGCCGACGGACTCATGAAACAGGCCGCCAAAGCCGCAGAAAAAGCTAAGGTCAGCATGGTCGAGCTCTTGGAATCCATGGAAGAAATTACACGATCAAGTGAACAAACCCAAAAGATCATTAAAACCATTGATGAAATCGCGTTTCAGACGAATCTTTTGGCTCTGAACGCCGCCGTGGAAGCGGCTCGAGCGGGGGAAGCCGGGGCCGGTTTTGCGGTGGTGGCCGATGAAGTCCGAAACCTTGCCATGCGTGCGGCGGAAGCGGCCAAGAACACGGCGCAGCTCATCGAAGGCACGGTGGTGCGGGTGAAACAAGGGGCGGATCTTACGGAAGCCACCAATCAGGCTTTTTCCCAAGTCCATGAAAGTGTGATCAAGGTGGCGGAACTGGTGAACGAGATCGCTGCGGCTTCCCATGAACAAAGTGAAGGGATCACGCAGGTGAACACGGCCATCTCGGAGATGGACAAAGTGGTGCAACAAACGGCGGCCAATGCTGAAGAATCCGCCTCCGCCGCGGAAGAACTGAATGCTCAGGCGGCTCAATTGCAGTCTCTGGTGGAAGAACTTCAGGCCCTCGTGGGACGTCGAAGCGATGGCGTAAGTCTCAAGGGGATCATAAAGAAAAAAGAGAAAAGGGCTTCTTCCAAGGAAGCCATAAGGCATTTGCCGCAACCTCGAGAGGCTGCCGCCAGGTCGGGAAACGGCAAAGCACGTTCGAGCGTGACGGGGCCCAAGAGGCCGGGCTCTGTAAAGCCAGAGGAAATCATCCCGTTCGATGAGGATATCAAAGATTTTTAG